A part of Onthophagus taurus isolate NC chromosome 7, IU_Otau_3.0, whole genome shotgun sequence genomic DNA contains:
- the LOC111420948 gene encoding protein phosphatase 1 regulatory subunit 21: MEKSVDLETKYQKLATEYSKMRSHATVLKKAVLDEQSKILELREIIKEQEQKNRKHDQEMDSLTFRNDQLTKRISVLQQELQNSGQGKKGKNKATDSPVQSNFNVLEVELHKKILENAQLHSAMDDKDLEISSNKEKIQWLEERVDKLQNDIIEIKNVHKIQLEQSKENSMKNSINKSTSFCDKCKKNDELQKELSYYKQESERWSSECNMLRSKPTSNENLTEYYESQLTKIYDEKQTAVAETSILWAENDALSTRLEHITLEKNALERILDKSTEELHTTHQNYKSQLDAMTEHMAAQNEKITKQCDQIEMLQHKLTSKK; encoded by the exons atggagAAATCGGTAGATTTAGAAACAAAATACCAAAAGTTGGCCACTGAATACTCAAAG ATGAGATCCCATGCAACTGTATTAAAAAAGGCGGTTCTTGATGaacaatcaaaaattttgGAGTTGagagaaataataaaggaGCAAGAACAGAAAAATAGGAAACATGATCAAGAAATGGATAGTTTAACTTTTAGAAATGACCAATTAACCAAGAGGATTTCAGTGTTGCAACAAGAATTGCAGAATAGTGGGCAGGGAAAAAAGGGGAAAAATAAAGCAACTGATAGCCCAGTTCAATCTAATTTTAATGTGTTGGAAGTtgaattacacaaaaaaattttagagaatGCCCAACTTCATAGTGct aTGGATGATAAAGATTTAGAAATATCAagcaataaagaaaaaattcaatGGTTAGAAGAAAGGGTagataaattacaaaatgatataattgaaataaaaaatgttcataaaATCCAATTAGAACAAAGTAAAgaaaattcaatgaaaaattcaattaataaatcaactagtttttgtgataaatgtaaaaaaaatgatgaactacaaaaggaattaagttattataaacaagaaTCAGAAAGGTGGTCATCAGAATGTAATATGTTGCGTTCAAAACCAACATCAAACGAAAATTTAACAGAATATTATGAATCAcaactaacaaaaatttatgatgAAAAACAAACTGCTGTTGCTGAAACCAGTATTTTATGGGCGGAAAATGATGCTTTATCCACGAGGCTAGAACACATAACTTTAGAAAAAAACGCTTTGGAAAGGATTTTAGACAAAAGCACTGAAGAACTTCACACAACCCACCAAAATTATAAATCTCAATTAGATGCTATGACCGAACACATGGCAGCtcaaaatgagaaaattaCTAAACAATGTGATCAAATTGAGATGTTGCAACATAAATTAACTTCTAAAAAGTGA